A segment of the Trifolium pratense cultivar HEN17-A07 linkage group LG7, ARS_RC_1.1, whole genome shotgun sequence genome:
TTTCCAACAATGTTTTCATCTCCATGTGCATCGGTATAGGTGACTACTCGTAGAGGAGTCTGTTCTAACATACAATTTCGCATACGCCGGTTGCCTGTACATACAAACATAGATTTCagttcatattaatatgaaaaagtATAGAAATAACTTTAAAAGTTACCTTAACATAATTATCCTAAATAAAACAATACtaattttcattgatttaaTAATAAGATGAGAGAGTTTGACCTAAACATAAAtatagcaatttttttttatttattaattccCACCACTGAATAATAATTGCAAAGATGAGAAGTTACCAAGTTGGGAAGtaatcttaattttaatttcccATGAAATGGTGCGATTTTGACTGGGTCAAAACGGGTCACCCAGGTCAAAACAGTGCGAATCGGACCGAAATAGTAATTAACGATTCGTGTAAATATAGTAGTGATACGCAAAATATAAATTACCTATAGTGAGTTGCTGATCGTCCATCACTCTCAAATTTTGGCAATTGGCTTCGCGGATAAAACCACTCTCACCGCCCACTATTAAATTCCCATTTTGTTGGTTGGGGTGGTCAGGGTTGTGGCGGGGATATCTTGCAACTATGCAAGTTGCATAGAAAGGGTTGTAACAAATCCTTCTTCTCTGCTGATTATGTAAACCAGCTAACCGTACCTGATTTCTGTAGCTAAATTGCTCCCCTTCTACAATCGGGGGAACAAGTCCGTGTTGTAAGCTTCTGGCGCGAACTTCACCGTATTGTTGAGGATGATCAGCTATGGCTGTATCAAATGCATCTTCATTATCGTTATCAAAAACCTCAACAAATCGACGCAGAAGAACACGGGCAACATCATTGTTGTTATCCATAAAAAATGAGTTGGTTACTTTACTAAAGAACTTAAAGAAAAACTGAAGAACACGACAGAGAACTTAAAGAAAAACTGAAAGAAATTTTTCCTAAAGAAAAACTAAGAACTAAGAAAAACTTTAGATAAATAAGATATTTATCCTAAAGAActaaaataaggaaaactaAGAACTAAGAGTTATTAGATAAACAAGTTTGAAACTAAACCTAAAGAACTtaaagaaaaactgaaaaataaaaatagtgatGAAGGCATAGAGTAATAAGTGAGAAATACATTTTGAGAAATTTTCAGTGTTCTCTCTACAAAGTAGACAGTACTTCAGTAAACAGAGTAGAAGTAATTTCACGTGGGAGAGAGACGAGTAACAAAGGGACAAAATTGTTTGTTTGGTAAACGGCCAAGGATTACATGACTTTGACCCGGGAAAGTCATGTAACTTTGGACAAATTCTGTCCTTTTGATCAATCGAATGACCCATAGTATGCCACCtgttatttttctaaaaattaatgaaacaaacaaaaatcaacaagaaGATTTTGCTGCGTTTTCTGTAAGAATTCAATTCCATCGGTTGTTTTCTGTAAGAAAATTGTTAGTTTGCTTGTTATATTGCGAGTGCCACTGCAATTGCTTTGTTGCAATAGAATGTTATCATTTTCAAGTAGGCAACAGCTCAATGAATGTGAAATCTCAGGTCCATTAGTAAGTAGCTTAATATGcaataaaataagtaattttggGCTATGAATGTGTGATGCAGTAACTTTTAAATGTATTAAAATTACAAATGCATTTATAAGTGCTatgattaatattatttttttgacggcTGCTATGATTAATGTTTGGATTAATTTAAAATGTGCATGGTTATGTGGCAATCAAATATTTGACAGTATATATAATACTATACtaagaaaaatcaaaaactAAGATAAGAAGAAGCTTGCTCTCAAAGCACAccatctttttctttctcttctttataTGTAACCTTCAACAgtctcaaataaataaatttctacaaaaaacaaaagcaaaGCATCTTACCTATTCTATTCTCTTAACATAACCCACATTGTCTTTCTTTTCCTTGCAAGtttcaacctttttttttcttgcttaAGAGTTTAGCTACAATTAATCTACTATTGAAACTGTCGGTGTATGTATCTTTCTGTTTCAAATTCAAACATTTATCCTAAGTTTCGTATCTTTGTAGTTTTAATCCAAACTATTAATGTAGTTTCAAGAATAGTTCCAACTTTTATGTTCTTATTTGGTCCAAAATTTTGTCACTTCTTTGTTGTTGTGATATTCATGTAAAGGCCATGACATTAGTATTTTATCATTGAGGTGTCTCTTTTATTGTGCATGAAGTGCCTAAACCATAGAATTTGATTAGATTTAGACCCATTTTAAAGTTTCTATCTTTTCTTTCTGGGcttgtttcattttcttcattcatTTCTTCAACTTCAATCTCTCTGCATTTTTACTGtgaaaaaacagaacaaaaaagtttttaaaaaaaagtgatttttttttcatcatgaGTTTTCTAACAGGATCTCCTAAAGGTTCTTGGCAACCTATTATGACTGTTAAGACAAATACTCATAGTTATTGGCTTAATTGGAGGGTTTTGCTTTGTTCAATTTGGGTTCTGCTTTCAGTCATTTTCTCATCATTGCTTATATGGAAGTATgaaaaacaattaagaaatgGTAGTGAAAGTGAAAGGGAAAACCAAGAAGAATAAAATTCAGCAATTTTGTATGAGGATGAAACTTGGAGGCCTTGTTTAAAAGGAATTCACCCTGCTTGGCTTTTCGCTTTTAGAGTTTTTGCATTTTTTGTGCTTTTGGTTCTTCTTACTTTCAATGCTGTTGTTGATGGTGGAAGCATTTTCTATTATTACACTCAGTAAGtttttcattcctttttttttttatttttttattttgtctctaATTTTGGTTCCTTTTTCAAGAACATTATGAATAGGGTCTCTGCTTAGATAGTCCATTaaggttttaagttttaacacaTAAATTAAGAAATGCAATTAATATCATAAGCCCTTTTAAGAAAGCTATTGCCTTACATGTTTTATGATGCTAATTTGAGtaattaccatttttttttgtttacaccACCCATgtatctggttcgggggtcagttctggcatcgaGTGGTGTCAGCCCCTTCCCAATTGCAGTTGTGAGGATCAAACCGTGGTCCTCTCTATCAAGTCCAGCGCCAATCACCATTGGACCAACTAAACGATTAGTTGAGCAATTACCATTTATAGCCAGACAACTATTATTTCAACACTTGCTGTATTAATCAACCATAAACaaagcttattttttagcatttaatttgattttgatattcTTTTTCCCTCTATGGTTACTGAAATCAGGTGGACATTTGCTTCAATCACATTTTACTTTGGGGTAAGTATAAAGACTAAAATATCTTATAATTACTTAATTATGTTTACTCTCTTAATAATCTCTTATATGTTTGGTGTTGTAGCTAGGATCAATACTCTCCATAAATGGATGTTACAAACATCATAAGAAATCAAGTTGTGATAAGGTTGATCATGTGGATGGAGATGCAGAGCAAGGAATGTATGATGTTCATGTACTCCCACAAAGTTCTTATGCATCAAACCAAGACAAAAATTTCGGAGTTTCGGAAGTTGTTCTTCGCCAACATGCAAGCACTTGGGgttatatttttcaaatcatATTTCAGGTACACTTGAAAATTTTCATACCTCAGTGATTAAAATTTAAGGATGGTTTATCTTTTCATTGAACACAAATATAAgggcatgtttggattgattgattgattgattttattttttccgGATAAGTTAAGAGCATCTAAgtgtttggattgatttatttgagcttatccgTTGGCATAACATTTGTGAGTTTGTtatggagagcttatggaaatagtTTATGACACGTCCATAAGTTGTTTATGATGCTATAaacgcttaattaagttgtttatccaaagaGGCCTAattggtttttcttttctttacttGTGAATAGATAAATGCAGGTGCTGCATTGTTAACTGATTGTGTATTTTGGTTTGTATTTGTTCCATTTCTAACCATCAAAGATTACAATCTAAATTTTGTAAGTATCTTTTATGAACTCATTGATTTAAGAGACTTTTAAACTTGGAAATAAAACCACTTATCTGAAGTATTCTTTTGTTGCAGTTGGTAACATTATGCACTCAATCAATGCTATTTTCCTCATAGGTGATACAGCTTTAAATTCCCTGGTGAGTTCTTACATTTAATTCCATTTATTTCTCCACTTCCATTGTTTTGTATATCAGAAAATTCTTACTCTTCttccttttgttttcttcagcCTTTCCCTCGGTTTCGAATGGGATACTTTTGCTTATGGACAGTCACATATGTGATTTTCCAATGGATTGTTCATGCTTGCATTAATCTCTGGTATAATTTCCTTTGTTTTTAGTTTTGACTCAATtacttagaaaaaaaatacattataatttataaattattgtcTAATACAAGTTTTCTTGTCTTGAAAAAAAGGTGGCCTTATCCATTTCTTGATTTGTCATCTTCATATGCTCCACCATGGTATGAACTTTATTCCTTTCCCATTATCTTCTGAAAATTGGTTCCTATGCCACTATATTTCTTGTCTCATTTCATTCTAGTTCTAGAgcttttatataagaaaaattggtCTAAATAATATGCACTTTTCTGCTTTTGTTAGGAATAGGAGGATATTCAGCTTTGTATATTATCTGTTAAGTTCATTTGGTGACCTTTTTTATATGGCTTGTGATTAATTTCTAGGTACTTTGCTGTGGCCTTACTGCATATTCCATGCTATGGTATTTTCAATTTGGGAATGAAGCTCAAACATTATGTCTTGGCAACGCGCTACCCCGACTCATATCAATGTGTTAGACTTAGATGATACTGGCTTAGGACTAAACCAAACTATAACTTCAATTTTCTGAAGAACATCAACTTGACCACAGAAAGAAGGAAGATAAGGAAGGAGGAAGAGACAAATAAAACTGTTTTAACATGAGTTCACACAATACATACATGTAATGTTCTAATTAGTTATGAATTCTTATAAGAACTAATCTAATCTAACTAACCACTGATTTTCATGTTGATTCTTAAATGAAGTAGCTGCAACATATTTTCACTTTAACTACTTTCGGCTGATGCTTGCAGTACAGTACAGTGAGCTGAGTTTAAATAAagttatttataataataataaaaataatggtCAAATTTGGTCTTCAATAATTCAAGTCAAGTCAGATGAACCTATAACCTATATAAGAGTCAGAGCAGTCTACATGAATTTATTATTCCCCAAGGACAGACGCACATGTCTATCTATATCAgttattttttggatttggatCTATCTATTCAATgaatgtaaaaatataaaagaagcAAATAGCAAGCACATGATATAGaagaaaagaatgaaaagaaaCTTGATACTATACATGattttttgttacaaagaaTGACAAACCCAAAAAATGACTACATACAAAAAGGTTGATCATAAAAAGAGACAACCAAACAGTAAAAATACAGCTATTCAGGCTGCATCCTGTAACCACCAATGTCAATGAAATATGCCCCCTCTACTAAATCAAGAGGGACTGTCTGTAGTAGCTTGAATTCTCTGTTTATATCGCCGGAGGAAAAAATAATATGACCTTTTGAATTCATATTGTCTGCCTGTAGTTCAcacaaatcaaatataaatgATTGAAAACAAACCTTTGTGCAAATCATGTAATGCCCACCAGTTTTAAGATAAAAATGAACATTATTCACTATAAAACGCCCATCCCTATAAACCTAATACAACATAACAATTTAATGAGAAAATGTAGCATTACTTAGCAATTTACAATCATATTATGGGGTTAGTAGAGAACCTTAGTAGGAAGACGATAAATTTCACCAAGGGGATGATCAATCTCCCCAAAGACTGCATCTACCATCCCGAGAACCATGCGGTAATGACAATAATGATAATCGTTCTCGATGATTGTCACAACATTTGGCCTCTTGCCCTCCATATGTGTAACATCATCAGAGTTGCCCACAACATAAACTAAACCATCCTGCTAACAAAATAGATATGCTAGCAAATTATAACCTGTAGTATAAACTAAAGCACACATCTAGGGCAAGGTCTAAATGATAAAGATCTATGACCGACAATAGACCACATAACTTACCAAGCCAACAATATCTGACAAATCAGAAACCGTAACTCCGCATACTTTTCCCACATACATAACACGAGAGCCGGGtttctaaaacaaataaaataaagcatacTTAGTTAAATCGCACAactcaaatgttattttaagtTCCAACATACGATAACTTACAATCCATATATTGGTGACACCACCCAGGATTGCAGCACCCAACTTGGATCTACGCGGATCGCATACTCTGTACTCGACTTCAGTTCCGTCTTCATTCTGAGATACAAAGATTGAAATAAGTCCAAACACGTAAAACTGGATCAGCACATGGAAACATAGAGCTATGCGTTATTGTGTGTGAAACAATGATAGCACtaaaaaaaggaccaaattggaGCATTTTGAAAACTCTAATTGAGTACTAATGTGTTGGTCTTGAAGGGTTTAACATGTGACGTGACGAGAGTTTTCAACATAAAGATAAtaatatccatggatattcaTGAAGTACATAACCCAATTAAGAGGCAGATACTAATCATATATAAATCGACTCACCAATTAAGAGACATATACTAATGCGTTATTGTGTGTGAAACAGTGATAGCACtaaaaaaaggaccaaattggaGCATTTCGAAAACTCTAATTGAGTACTAATGCGTTGGTCTTGAAGGGTTTAACATGTGACGTGACGTGACGAGAGTTTTCAACATAAAGATGAtaatatccatggatattcaTGAAGTACATAACCCAATTAAGAGGCAGATACTAATCATATATAAATCGACTCACCAATTAAGAGGCAGATACTAATGCGTTATTGTGTGTGAAACAGTGATAGCACTaaaaaaaaggaccaaattggaGCATTTTGAAAACTCTAATTGAGTACTAATGCGTTGGTCTTGAAGGGTTTAACATGTGACGTGACGAGAGTTTTCAACATAAAGATAATAATACCTATGGATATTCATGAAGTACATAAACCAATTAAGAGGCAGATACTAATCATATATAAATCGACTCACCTGAACATGTATTAATTTTTCACCATAAAGAGCTTCCCCGGGTACTAGATTTCTTGTGCACAATATATTCTTTTTGCCCTTGGCGTTGAAAAATCCTTCGAATCTATGTGGCACAACCatgacttgttcttgtagaaaAGAAGATGACGAAACCGGGACGGGACTTTTGGTGTCCAATATAGTGCGCTTTTGGTCTTTGTAAAGGTGCGCCAGTTGGCGTTGGGCCTTGTCCAACTCTCCAGGCTGCAAATAATCAAATGTTTGGGTTAGTAAggaaccatatatatatatatatatatatatatatatatatatggattgtAAGTGATGGCATGAAGTAGGAACAACATACCTGCAACCCGATGAGTTTGTCAATTTTCTCCCGCAAACCACGCATGACACTTAAGGTCAGCAAAGAAGTATGGTCACTC
Coding sequences within it:
- the LOC123898446 gene encoding uncharacterized protein LOC123898446 isoform X2 → MWGWKKKFSFSNSFAAATPLSKRGSFFQRKQSEKKPYPKRRCNSGRTMEAQSENRAVTRARGRVRKQSEKKKPHPKRPYLGREKKLEVQPIAPSKNGELTIGDIARARGREVFPLHFLVECATGYALFLAHGINDIDMIKYQAEEYINRSDTPFELKAYLPFSSLSEALLQMNAISNSSVTEMLIKFIQKNFEPPFHRHVLTTADPFLGVKIVNNVGLSDHTSLLTLSVMRGLREKIDKLIGLQPGELDKAQRQLAHLYKDQKRTILDTKSPVPVSSSSFLQEQVMVVPHRFEGFFNAKGKKNILCTRNLVPGEALYGEKLIHVQNEDGTEVEYRVCDPRRSKLGAAILGGVTNIWIKPGSRVMYVGKVCGVTVSDLSDIVGLDGLVYVVGNSDDVTHMEGKRPNVVTIIENDYHYCHYRMVLGMVDAVFGEIDHPLGEIYRLPTKADNMNSKGHIIFSSGDINREFKLLQTVPLDLVEGAYFIDIGGYRMQPE
- the LOC123898446 gene encoding uncharacterized protein LOC123898446 isoform X1 — encoded protein: MWGWKKKFSFSNSFAAATPLSKRGSFFQRKQSEKKPYPKRRCNSGRTMEAQSENRAVTRARGRVRKQSEKKKPHPKRPYLGREKKLEVQPIAPSKNGELTIGDIARARGREVFPLHFLVECATGYALFLAHGINDIDMIKYQAEEYINRSDTPFELKAYLPFSSLSEALLQMNAISNSSVTEMLIKFIQKNFEPPFHRHVLTTADPFLGVKIVNNVGLSDHTSLLTLSVMRGLREKIDKLIGLQPGELDKAQRQLAHLYKDQKRTILDTKSPVPVSSSSFLQEQVMVVPHRFEGFFNAKGKKNILCTRNLVPGEALYGEKLIHVQNEDGTEVEYRVCDPRRSKLGAAILGGVTNIWIKPGSRVMYVGKVCGVTVSDLSDIVGLDGLVYVVGNSDDVTHMEGKRPNVVTIIENDYHYCHYRMVLGMVDAVFGEIDHPLGEIYRLPTKVYRDGRFIVNNVHFYLKTGGHYMICTKADNMNSKGHIIFSSGDINREFKLLQTVPLDLVEGAYFIDIGGYRMQPE